From Pelmatolapia mariae isolate MD_Pm_ZW linkage group LG1, Pm_UMD_F_2, whole genome shotgun sequence, one genomic window encodes:
- the wt1b gene encoding WT1 transcription factor b isoform X3: protein MLTEPCGTMSLGSDVRDLTLLQPVPPVPSLPGAGGGCGMSVGGGPWTQMLDLHPGSPYSSLPSHHSLIKQEPGWGTADPIEDPHCGLGAFTVHFTGQFTGSGPCRTGAFGEPPSNQPRMFPNGTYLPSCVDSPPTPRNQGYGAVGLDSNPSYGHTPSHHTPQLSSLSFKHEETLSPPNSIVDQQFPAPNPMFGCHNPSDSCPSSQALLLRNYNSDNLYQMASQLECVTWNQMNSLASSIKSGHPTSYDSDPIAPPPPMLVSTQYHIHTHGVFRGLQDVRRVSGITSPVAKTSEASEKRPFVCAYPGCSKRYFKLSHLQMHGRKHTGEKPYQCDFTDCGRRFSRSDQLKRHQRRHTGVKPFQCETCQRKFSRSDHLKTHTRTHTGEKPFTCRWSNCQKKFARSDELVRHHSMHQRNLTKLQPAI from the exons ATGTTGACCGAACCGTGTGGAACCATGTCACTGGGCTCAGATGTTCGCGATCTGACCCTTTTACAACCTGTGCCTCCTGTGCCATCCTTACCAGGAGCTGGTGGCGGCTGTGGGATGTCTGTTGGCGGGGGCCCGTGGACCCAGATGCTGGACCTCCACCCTGGCTCTCCATACAGCTCCCTGCCCTCCCACCATTCCCTTATCAAGCAGGAGCCTGGCTGGGGCACCGCCGATCCGATAGAGGACCCTCACTGTGGACTTGGGGCCTTCACAGTGCATTTCACTGGCCAATTTACAGGCTCAGGCCCCTGTCGGACCGGGGCCTTTGGAGAACCACCTTCAAACCAGCCAAGAATGTTTCCCAATGGAACCTACCTGCCCAGCTGTGTGGACAGCCCTCCTACACCTAGGAATCAGG GTTATGGAGCAGTCGGTTTAGACAGCAATCCCAGTTACGGTCACACGCCGTCTCACCACACTCCTCAGCTCTCCAGCCTGTCATTCAAACACGAGGAGACACTGTCACCGCCAAACAGCATAG TTGACCAGCAATTTCCAGCGCCTAATCCTATGTTCGGCTGCCATAATCCTTCAGACTCTTGTCCAAGCAGCCAAGCGCTGCTGCTGCGAAATTACAACAG TGATAACCTGTACCAAATGGCATCTCAGCTGGAGTGTGTAACATGGAACCAAATGAACTCCCTGGCATCATCTATAAAGAG CGGCCATCCAACCAGCTATGACAGTGACCCCATAGCCCCACCTCCACCCATGCTTGTCAGCACCCAGTACCACATACACACCCACGGCGTCTTCAGAGGACTTCAG GATGTCAGACGGGTATCTGGTATCACTTCCCCTGTTGCGAAGACTTCAGAGGCCAGTGAGAAGAGACCTTTTGTGTGCGCTTATCCCGGCTGCAGCAAGAGATACTTCAAACTGTCCCATCTGCAGATGCATGGCCGCAAACACACAG gagagaaaccataccaGTGTGATTTCACAGACTGTGGCCGCAGATTCTCTCGCTCGGACCAGTTAAAGAGACACCAGCGCAGACACACAG GGGTGAAGCCCTTTCAGTGTGAGACGTGTCAGAGAAAGTTTTCACGGTCAGATCATCTTAAGACACACACTCGGACTCATACAG GTGAGAAGCCCTTTACATGCCGCTGGTCCAACTGTCAGAAGAAGTTTGCCCGCTCTGACGAGCTGGTGCGCCACCACAGCATGCACCAGAGGAACCTGACCAAGCTGCAGCCTGCCATCTga
- the wt1b gene encoding WT1 transcription factor b isoform X1 has translation MLTEPCGTMSLGSDVRDLTLLQPVPPVPSLPGAGGGCGMSVGGGPWTQMLDLHPGSPYSSLPSHHSLIKQEPGWGTADPIEDPHCGLGAFTVHFTGQFTGSGPCRTGAFGEPPSNQPRMFPNGTYLPSCVDSPPTPRNQGYGAVGLDSNPSYGHTPSHHTPQLSSLSFKHEETLSPPNSIVDQQFPAPNPMFGCHNPSDSCPSSQALLLRNYNSDNLYQMASQLECVTWNQMNSLASSIKSGHPTSYDSDPIAPPPPMLVSTQYHIHTHGVFRGLQDVRRVSGITSPVAKTSEASEKRPFVCAYPGCSKRYFKLSHLQMHGRKHTGEKPYQCDFTDCGRRFSRSDQLKRHQRRHTGVKPFQCETCQRKFSRSDHLKTHTRTHTGKTSEKPFTCRWSNCQKKFARSDELVRHHSMHQRNLTKLQPAI, from the exons ATGTTGACCGAACCGTGTGGAACCATGTCACTGGGCTCAGATGTTCGCGATCTGACCCTTTTACAACCTGTGCCTCCTGTGCCATCCTTACCAGGAGCTGGTGGCGGCTGTGGGATGTCTGTTGGCGGGGGCCCGTGGACCCAGATGCTGGACCTCCACCCTGGCTCTCCATACAGCTCCCTGCCCTCCCACCATTCCCTTATCAAGCAGGAGCCTGGCTGGGGCACCGCCGATCCGATAGAGGACCCTCACTGTGGACTTGGGGCCTTCACAGTGCATTTCACTGGCCAATTTACAGGCTCAGGCCCCTGTCGGACCGGGGCCTTTGGAGAACCACCTTCAAACCAGCCAAGAATGTTTCCCAATGGAACCTACCTGCCCAGCTGTGTGGACAGCCCTCCTACACCTAGGAATCAGG GTTATGGAGCAGTCGGTTTAGACAGCAATCCCAGTTACGGTCACACGCCGTCTCACCACACTCCTCAGCTCTCCAGCCTGTCATTCAAACACGAGGAGACACTGTCACCGCCAAACAGCATAG TTGACCAGCAATTTCCAGCGCCTAATCCTATGTTCGGCTGCCATAATCCTTCAGACTCTTGTCCAAGCAGCCAAGCGCTGCTGCTGCGAAATTACAACAG TGATAACCTGTACCAAATGGCATCTCAGCTGGAGTGTGTAACATGGAACCAAATGAACTCCCTGGCATCATCTATAAAGAG CGGCCATCCAACCAGCTATGACAGTGACCCCATAGCCCCACCTCCACCCATGCTTGTCAGCACCCAGTACCACATACACACCCACGGCGTCTTCAGAGGACTTCAG GATGTCAGACGGGTATCTGGTATCACTTCCCCTGTTGCGAAGACTTCAGAGGCCAGTGAGAAGAGACCTTTTGTGTGCGCTTATCCCGGCTGCAGCAAGAGATACTTCAAACTGTCCCATCTGCAGATGCATGGCCGCAAACACACAG gagagaaaccataccaGTGTGATTTCACAGACTGTGGCCGCAGATTCTCTCGCTCGGACCAGTTAAAGAGACACCAGCGCAGACACACAG GGGTGAAGCCCTTTCAGTGTGAGACGTGTCAGAGAAAGTTTTCACGGTCAGATCATCTTAAGACACACACTCGGACTCATACAGGTAAAACAA GTGAGAAGCCCTTTACATGCCGCTGGTCCAACTGTCAGAAGAAGTTTGCCCGCTCTGACGAGCTGGTGCGCCACCACAGCATGCACCAGAGGAACCTGACCAAGCTGCAGCCTGCCATCTga
- the wt1b gene encoding WT1 transcription factor b isoform X2 yields the protein MLTEPCGTMSLGSDVRDLTLLQPVPPVPSLPGAGGGCGMSVGGGPWTQMLDLHPGSPYSSLPSHHSLIKQEPGWGTADPIEDPHCGLGAFTVHFTGQFTGSGPCRTGAFGEPPSNQPRMFPNGTYLPSCVDSPPTPRNQDSNPSYGHTPSHHTPQLSSLSFKHEETLSPPNSIVDQQFPAPNPMFGCHNPSDSCPSSQALLLRNYNSDNLYQMASQLECVTWNQMNSLASSIKSGHPTSYDSDPIAPPPPMLVSTQYHIHTHGVFRGLQDVRRVSGITSPVAKTSEASEKRPFVCAYPGCSKRYFKLSHLQMHGRKHTGEKPYQCDFTDCGRRFSRSDQLKRHQRRHTGVKPFQCETCQRKFSRSDHLKTHTRTHTGKTSEKPFTCRWSNCQKKFARSDELVRHHSMHQRNLTKLQPAI from the exons ATGTTGACCGAACCGTGTGGAACCATGTCACTGGGCTCAGATGTTCGCGATCTGACCCTTTTACAACCTGTGCCTCCTGTGCCATCCTTACCAGGAGCTGGTGGCGGCTGTGGGATGTCTGTTGGCGGGGGCCCGTGGACCCAGATGCTGGACCTCCACCCTGGCTCTCCATACAGCTCCCTGCCCTCCCACCATTCCCTTATCAAGCAGGAGCCTGGCTGGGGCACCGCCGATCCGATAGAGGACCCTCACTGTGGACTTGGGGCCTTCACAGTGCATTTCACTGGCCAATTTACAGGCTCAGGCCCCTGTCGGACCGGGGCCTTTGGAGAACCACCTTCAAACCAGCCAAGAATGTTTCCCAATGGAACCTACCTGCCCAGCTGTGTGGACAGCCCTCCTACACCTAGGAATCAGG ACAGCAATCCCAGTTACGGTCACACGCCGTCTCACCACACTCCTCAGCTCTCCAGCCTGTCATTCAAACACGAGGAGACACTGTCACCGCCAAACAGCATAG TTGACCAGCAATTTCCAGCGCCTAATCCTATGTTCGGCTGCCATAATCCTTCAGACTCTTGTCCAAGCAGCCAAGCGCTGCTGCTGCGAAATTACAACAG TGATAACCTGTACCAAATGGCATCTCAGCTGGAGTGTGTAACATGGAACCAAATGAACTCCCTGGCATCATCTATAAAGAG CGGCCATCCAACCAGCTATGACAGTGACCCCATAGCCCCACCTCCACCCATGCTTGTCAGCACCCAGTACCACATACACACCCACGGCGTCTTCAGAGGACTTCAG GATGTCAGACGGGTATCTGGTATCACTTCCCCTGTTGCGAAGACTTCAGAGGCCAGTGAGAAGAGACCTTTTGTGTGCGCTTATCCCGGCTGCAGCAAGAGATACTTCAAACTGTCCCATCTGCAGATGCATGGCCGCAAACACACAG gagagaaaccataccaGTGTGATTTCACAGACTGTGGCCGCAGATTCTCTCGCTCGGACCAGTTAAAGAGACACCAGCGCAGACACACAG GGGTGAAGCCCTTTCAGTGTGAGACGTGTCAGAGAAAGTTTTCACGGTCAGATCATCTTAAGACACACACTCGGACTCATACAGGTAAAACAA GTGAGAAGCCCTTTACATGCCGCTGGTCCAACTGTCAGAAGAAGTTTGCCCGCTCTGACGAGCTGGTGCGCCACCACAGCATGCACCAGAGGAACCTGACCAAGCTGCAGCCTGCCATCTga
- the rcn1 gene encoding reticulocalbin-1, giving the protein MLRSKGAFHPSKLGLIAMEIRRPVLEIAVPSERSQLEPRLMAGFSFVCAVLLCAAVAQTKPTLRKERVHHEPELSRQAHEDNKSFQYDHEAFLGKEEAKTFDQLTPEESKDRLGKIVDRIDSDADGYITTAELKAWIKRVQKRYVYENVAKVWTDYDLNKDNKISWDEYKQATYGYYLANPEEFEDATDQFSFKKMLPRDERRFKAADLNGDLAADREEFTAFLHPEEFEHMKDIVVLETLEDIDRNSDGHVDEDEYIADMFAHEDGGPEPEWVKTEREQFSDFRDLNKDGKMDQDEIRHWIMPQDYDHAQAEARHLVYESDQDKDQMLTKEEILENWNMFVGSQATNYGEDLTRNHDEL; this is encoded by the exons GCCCGTTTTGGAGATCGCTGTGCCCTCTGAGAGAAGTCAGCTTGAACCCCGACTGATGGCCGGCTTCAGCTTCGTGTGCGCTGTGCTCCTCTGCGCCGCTGTGGCGCAGACCAAGCCGACGCTGAGAAAAGAGAGAGTTCATCATGAGCCAGAGCTAAGCAGACAAGCCCACGAAGACAATAAGAGCTTCCAGTATGACCATGAGGCCTTTCTGGGCAAAGAGGAGGCCAAAACATTTGATCAGCTCACCCCTGAAGAGAGCAAGGACAGGCTCGG AAAAATTGTGGACCGAATAGACAGCGATGCAGATGGCTACATCACCACAGCTGAACTCAAGGCTTGGATAAAGCGCGTACAGAAGCGTTATGTGTATGAGAATGTAGCCAAGGTGTGGACTGATTATGACCTGAATAAGGACAATAAGATTTCCTGGGATGAGTACAAACAAGCCACATATGGATACTACCTCG CCAACCCCGAAGAATTTGAAGATGCCACGGACCAGTTCAGCTTCAAGAAGATGCTCCCTCGTGATGAGAGGAGGTTTAAAGCAGCTGATCTGAATGGGGACCTGGCAGCAGACAGAGAAGAGTTCACAGCCTTCCTCCACCCTGAGGAGTTTGAACACATGAAGGATATTGTGGTTCTG GAAACCTTGGAGGACATTGACAGGAACAGTGATGGGCATGTGGATGAGGACGAATATATCG CGGACATGTTTGCACATGAGGATGGTGGTCCAGAACCAGAGTGGGTCAAGACTGAGAGGGAACAGTTCTCTGACTTCCGAGACTTGAACAAAGATGGAAAAATGGACCAGGATGAAATCCGTCACTGGATCATGCCACAGGACTATGATCATGCACAGGCGGAGGCCAGACATCTGGTGTACGAGTCTGATCAGGACAAG GATCAGATGCTGACTAAAGAGGAGATCCTCGAGAACTGGAACATGTTTGTGGGAAGTCAGGCTACTAACTATGGAGAAGACCTCACCAGGAACCACGACGAGCTCTGA